CTCTCTTAATGGAGTCTGTTGATGCAATGAATTTGGCCTGTCTGACTGCTGGATACTACAGATTACTGGTGGATTCTCGGCGTTCCATCTTTAATGTGGCCAAGAACACAGACAGTATGGATATAAGTAAGACAGCAATGGCTAGAAGTAGTGGTGCAATGGATCAGCGTTGATCCGTAGTCGGTTCGGATCGCCTACGATCCGTGGTTTGGTTGGTGgaagggaaaaacaacaacaaaagggcGCATTCAAGGTAGCTGAAGCATACGCAACGCAACACACCGCTCCGACAAACTTCAAAATCAAGTTTGTTGACATTGTGGCAATGCAAATAGCCTTAGCAGACATTTACTTTGAAAGCAGCCCCCGTCGTGGTATTATGGCTAGCTTGACTTCCTTTTCCGACGTTCgtagttttgattgacattaaAGTTGTGACCAATCAACACAACACTATCTCAAACTCATATTAAACTCGCTAATTTAGGACGCTAAGAAACCGCTAATCAATTCAGTCATTGTATGATACGGCAGAAGTCTTGGCTACTGGGCTGGCTAGCAtgcagctagctgttagcattaccTGGTAGCTGTAAATACTTTTAACAGCTGACAACTGGTTTACGTgaattctttttcaatattctggaccaaggctacttgttcctaaatcctaaacaGCTATCTTAgtcattttgaatagattttttttttttttaatggggaaaagcattttacaagataaatgaagacaaagtaatatttatcttttttttttttgctgatccaAAAAATGATCTGATCCGAACCATGACTTgtgtgatccgttgcaccactagcTTATAAGAGAACCTCTTGGTCCTTTCCGTCGATTGATTTTCGTTTGTCTTCCACTTTGTAGGCCACGCAACACGGATCAAGCAGAACTACCAGGCCATCGAGTGTACATACAGCACACCCCAAAAGGGATTTGAAGACAGAAACAACCAGAGGTGCAGCCAGGATTTCTCAGACCAGGAGTGTGAATACCTGGACCATAGCAGATGCGAAGGGCAACCCTCCTACATGGCTGACATCCACCAGGCTCAACATTCAATACATATGGTTGAAAGGGCGGAGTTCTGCAGGGTACCGCCCACCCAAACCTACCTTAATGTCCCGAGAACCAAAGGCCAAGAACCCTGTCGGAGTGCAAAGGTGTCTTTCATTTTTGGAGATCCTCCCTTAGACACGGTAAACCCCCAAAATCTGGGCTACCAAAGACTGATGGATGACAGTTCGGAGATTATCGACAATCAGAGTCCGATGTACAGGCGTCTTGAGGAGGACTACAAGATGATGGATGCCCTGGAAGACGGCGACGGGTATCAGTATTCCACCAAAATGTTCGAGGAGCCGCTGCTACACGATATCTGCTATGCAGAAACAACGGACGACGCGGAAGACGAGGATGACATCAGCTGCGAAGAGGACCTGATGATGAGTGACATGGACAAGCCGACGCTGCTCTCCCTCTCGGGGTCCAGCGACGACATCATTGACTTGACCTCCCTGCCTCCGCCACCGGAGGGCAACGACGAGGAGGATAATGACGTGCTGCTGCACTCGCTAAACCTGGCCATCGCTGCTCCTCCTCCTGGCTTCAGGGACAGCTCCGACGAGGAGGAGCAGCAGGAGGCCCAGGGGGGCCGCAACGATATCCCGGTGTCCCTCATAGATTCGGTGCCAGGCCGCAGAGCTCAGAACCAGGGCGAGCCCCTTGATGACGCCGTGGTGTCCACCTTGCAGGCACTCGAGGCCCTTGCTGCGTCCGAGGAACCCGCGCAGTCTGAGAACAGCACAGGTTCCCCTTTTGCTATTgtcacattcattcattaacATCACTAAATACTCCAGCCATTCACGTTCATTTgttgctgttcttttttttctttttttccaataaagcccattttgttctatatttccatttgtgtgtttcttctttcatttgtGCATTCACGTTCATTTTCATTACCAACATGATAACATGTGgaaatttgcttttattttgtggctgttttatttattttgcacgtAATACCGTATATCAATCGTAAATAAACATCTGTCAAGCTTTTCAGCTAGCTACTTTGATTAAACTCTTTCACATTGTCAGATttattgttcaaaataaattgCCAGCATCACCTCAAAGTAGGCCCCGTTTTACAAAGATAAAGAATGTGTGCATTGTTGTcagggttattttagttaacaaaaacgaacgaatcaactaaaactaaaatttgaaaaacattttcgcTAATGAACTAAAATaggaacaaaaatgctttttaaaataataaataataatgaaatactctgcaattggctggcaaccagtccagggtgtaacccgcctactgcccaaagccagctgagataggctccagcaccccccggacccttgtgaggaataagcggtcgagaaaatggatggatgaaatactaactgaaactatatagtgaaaatgttcttcgttttagtctttggtaataaatttaatacatgagcctttggggttgaattaaaatcgtaattttaagtatatttattttgatattaactggaataaggacgtttgaaagtgtgtcacataggagtgacatcatctagcagcagccaatagaaaagcgccTTCATATGACGTCGATCCTAGGCGACAATTTTGCCGACTCatactttttcatttaactcaactGAAATACGTTTAGGTAGTGCGTTACTTTTTTCatgttaccattttttttaaacaaaaaataacactgaaaccaactaaaactaaactaaaactaagcatttttaaataactaaaactaataaaaaaaatgaacagaatcgccctaaaaactaattacaaaaaagcaaaatttaaaaaacaaaactcaaaacggaataaaaactaaaatgaaaattcccaaactataatagccCTGATTGTGATTAAGAAAGGTATTTTTTGTGTTATCAAATATAAGCTAGTCATGCGTTCTCATACCCGCTCAACAACCATCTCTCCCTTCCACTCATTCTGCGAAATGCCGACAATCGATACGCTAATGACGTGTTTGTCTTTCTTGTGGCATACAGGTGTAGAAATATCACGAGCGTTTAGTCCGGAGTCATCCGATTCTGGCAACGAGACAAACTCATCCGAGATGACGGAGAGTTCCGAACTGGCCACCGCCCAGAGACAATCGGACCACCACTCGAGGATGCACGCGGCTGTGACGGACGGTTACCACGCCGCGAATGATGAAAAGACCCCCGAGGGACTTGGTGAAGGTGGAGCCGGGGCTGCGCGGGAGCATCGGGGTGAGGAGCTGAAATCGGCGGGCGCCGCCTCCTCCCAGCTTTTCCACTCTGACGGCGGTGAGATGGAGCCGGAGACCATGGAAATCAAATCCGTCAGCGAATACTTCACAAAGATGCACGTTGGCTCACTTATGAGCAGGCACAAAGGAAAACAAGGAGACCCAGAGAACAGAAATCAACGCGACCCCTGTGACCCCTCGGAAAGATCGCCAGAGCTAGCCAAAGAGGAGCCGTTGCATCTTGTTGGGAAGTACAACACCTTCACGGTGAGAGATTCCTATTATGTCAACCAGCTCGATCTGGGTCGAACGCCCCTCAAAGACCGCCATCAAAAATGGCTGCACAGAGCGCCAGGGAACAAAATGGACGAGGCTCTCTCTCCAGAATATGTGAATGAGTCACAGGCCTCCCACACAGACAGGTTGACAGTGAAGGGAGGGAAGCAAGACCCCGACGAAAGAAACCAACCGTTAAATGCCCAACTCCGCTCTCCCGCCAAAGGGCCGGACGGCGCTGACGCCTCACGGGATGGCGAGCAGCAGCAGATTAAGACGACGTCGTCAGAGCAGGATGTCGCCAGGCTCTACGAATACCACTTGAGCAAGCGCATGTCGTCTTTGCAGAGCGAGGGGGCTCATTCTCTCCAGAGTTCGCAATGTTCCTCCATTGATGCCGGATGTAGCACGGGTAGCAGCAGCTGTGTCACCCCGATGGACTCTCCCCTCTGCGTCACGGACAACACGCACGTGCTGACCGAGTCCTCGCTGAAGGGCTTGAGTTATGTAACGTGTGCTGAGGACAAGGCCTACGTTCCCCCGGGCCAAAACAAGGAGCCCGCGCAACTACGGAAGACCCAAGCAACGACCAGTGCGGACTCGGGGTTTGGAAACCGACAGTGCGACAGTGGTCACAGATTATCAAAGATAAAAGAAACCACAGGTAAAACTCAGTTATGTCATGCCCACTTGCTCACTTCTACCCCTTGAAATACATATACAAGAATGTCAAATAAATGACAAACACATCATAAGATGGACgtttttactaggggtgtcacgattcgccaactccacgattcgatttaaatttcgattttggggtcacgattcgatttttttttcgattttttttttttttttttttttctccgctcccccactttataacacagaggcatatgcttctgtaggctaaggctagtctatgatcattggttctattcattgtacagtaaatcttatttcaaaagatcggctacatataggtgatgcaatttccatattatttttgtgtaaatttatgtaatatatgataattgacattaggcaggaatgatcaaattcaaagaatttatttacaatataaagttaaccgtcttgttcttactgaagtgtaaaataaaaaataaaaaaacaaaaacaaaaagtcacagtgggtgcctgccatctattgactgtttttggttacaacagtgtgctgtgcgttcctcttaaaataatgtgcaatgtgcaacaacaacaaaaaatatattgtatccaaagtcatggaacaaatacagcctgaacaaactatatcccaacatttacagttgctgggcatactgtagcgtggttcaagtacactaattaaatgtttgaatccagcgttttccaaggctgcaggtctgctgctataaatagacctatggatctggcgtttcgcgcgagctgaagtgtgtggaagtttcactgtaaatgaggatgaaatagttggttggaccgttgttttcccacttctagttgaatttgataaatctaaatctttgtgatgcctgcgtaaatgtcccgtcatgtttgtcgtgtttcccgttgttacggctggcggctcgggccattcagtttgaatgcgccagcgcgacactctgattggaggactgtgccagcgcgacactccgattggacgactgtgccagcgcgacactccgattggacgactgtgccagcgcgacactccgattggacgactgtgccagcgcgacgctattgtgtatccgtgtattatacccctattagttattgtttctcctccgttctgtcagttctgtcaaatgcggttattatttgttcaccttccactttcactcccttgtcaaacccctgcctgaaatttcaattaaaactactcagatgttaaagtcgacccgtgtttatctactctatattttctgttattgtgttacttcccttccccttgacgagccgggcgtaacaccgtggccgagtacagtacgcgcacatagcatatcttgcaactgtggtctttttatcgacaacgtgaacgttgtcgacataactcaccgggaacgcaaaat
The Festucalex cinctus isolate MCC-2025b chromosome 11, RoL_Fcin_1.0, whole genome shotgun sequence DNA segment above includes these coding regions:
- the LOC144030602 gene encoding FERM and PDZ domain-containing protein 4-like isoform X5, producing the protein MNPDDNELGIFTVIHHRTKSSGWPPPSGTWSTSQGPPNGWDTATNREGRDCYINQFSQSGSLEEVRLDGDKFVPPAPRKVEMRRDPVLGFGFVAGSEKPVVVRSVTPGGPSEGKLIPGDEIIMINDEPVSTAPRERVIDLVRSCKESILLTVVQPYPSPKSAFISAAKKAKLRTNPVKVRFAEEVIINGQVPETVKDNSLLFMPNVLKVYLENGQTKSFKFDSNTSIKDVILTLQEKLSIKSIEHFSLILEHRAEGSASKLMLLHEQEMLTQVTKRPGSHKMKCFFRITFVPKDPLELLRRDAIAFEYLYVQSCNDVVLERFGSELKYDTALRLAALQMYILTINTKQSQKVSLKYIEKEWGLALFLPPAVLSSMKEKNIKKALTHILKNNQNLVPPGKKLTALQAKVHYLKYLSDLRLYGGRVFKSTLIQGEKHTEVTLLVGPKYGISHVINTKTNLVALLADFSHVNRIEMYAEDENKVRVELHVLDVKPITLLMESVDAMNLACLTAGYYRLLVDSRRSIFNVAKNTDSMDISHATRIKQNYQAIECTYSTPQKGFEDRNNQRCSQDFSDQECEYLDHSRCEGQPSYMADIHQAQHSIHMVERAEFCRVPPTQTYLNVPRTKGQEPCRSAKVSFIFGDPPLDTVNPQNLGYQRLMDDSSEIIDNQSPMYRRLEEDYKMMDALEDGDGYQYSTKMFEEPLLHDICYAETTDDAEDEDDISCEEDLMMSDMDKPTLLSLSGSSDDIIDLTSLPPPPEGNDEEDNDVLLHSLNLAIAAPPPGFRDSSDEEEQQEAQGGRNDIPVSLIDSVPGRRAQNQGEPLDDAVVSTLQALEALAASEEPAQSENSTGVEISRAFSPESSDSGNETNSSEMTESSELATAQRQSDHHSRMHAAVTDGYHAANDEKTPEGLGEGGAGAAREHRGEELKSAGAASSQLFHSDGGEMEPETMEIKSVSEYFTKMHVGSLMSRHKGKQGDPENRNQRDPCDPSERSPELAKEEPLHLVGKYNTFTVRDSYYVNQLDLGRTPLKDRHQKWLHRAPGNKMDEALSPEYVNESQASHTDRLTVKGGKQDPDERNQPLNAQLRSPAKGPDGADASRDGEQQQIKTTSSEQDVARLYEYHLSKRMSSLQSEGAHSLQSSQCSSIDAGCSTGSSSCVTPMDSPLCVTDNTHVLTESSLKGLSYVTCAEDKAYVPPGQNKEPAQLRKTQATTSADSGFGNRQCDSGHRLSKIKETTV